In Lacibacter sp. H375, one DNA window encodes the following:
- the glgP gene encoding alpha-glucan family phosphorylase encodes MTFNHFKVPYATENAYTKKVAYFSMEFAVHQPLKIYSGGLGFLAGSHMRSAYELKQNLVGIGILWKYGYYDQARNQDQTLQVQWNEKIYNFLEDTGIKFQINIHEHPVWVKAWYLNPETFKSAPMFLLSTDLPENDYVSQTICHRLYDANVATKVAQFILLGVGGAKLIDELGFKPDVYHLNEAHAISSAFYLYNKFGSVEEVKKRLVFTTHTPEEAGNEKHDIYLCEKMSYFCGIPLNEVRKLTGIYDDQFNHSLAALRFARHSNGVSALHGEVSRKMWSHYEGIAPITHVTNAQNWRYWADKQLYFSMDEGNEERFDDRKTYLKRRAFDLVADQTGKLFDPNVLTIVWARRFAGYKRAELITRDLDRFNALLSNKKYPVQIIWAGKPYPVDYPAISDFNNLVHLSKNYKNVAVCTGYELALSKRLKQAADVWLNNPRVPREASGTSGMTAAMNGAVNFSTFDGWICEFANHGNNSFIVPPVDYTAMHVHEQDQYDLDQMYEILERQILPLYYDNFPVWRQITQNGMRDVRFQFDSNRMAHEYYELMYNKK; translated from the coding sequence ATGACGTTTAATCATTTCAAGGTTCCTTACGCCACAGAAAATGCTTACACAAAAAAAGTGGCTTACTTCTCAATGGAATTTGCGGTACATCAGCCTTTAAAAATTTATAGTGGTGGTTTGGGATTTCTCGCAGGTTCGCACATGCGCAGCGCATACGAACTGAAGCAGAATCTTGTTGGCATCGGTATTCTATGGAAGTATGGTTACTACGACCAGGCACGTAACCAGGACCAAACACTTCAGGTTCAATGGAACGAAAAGATCTATAATTTTTTAGAAGATACGGGTATCAAGTTTCAGATCAATATTCATGAACATCCAGTTTGGGTGAAAGCATGGTACCTGAATCCAGAAACATTCAAGAGTGCGCCGATGTTTTTGTTGAGCACTGATCTTCCTGAGAACGATTATGTGTCACAAACTATTTGTCACCGTTTGTATGATGCAAACGTTGCTACTAAAGTTGCCCAGTTTATTTTGTTGGGTGTTGGTGGCGCAAAGCTCATTGATGAATTAGGATTTAAACCTGATGTTTATCATTTAAATGAAGCACATGCTATTTCATCGGCATTTTATCTCTACAATAAATTCGGATCTGTTGAAGAAGTGAAAAAGCGTTTGGTGTTTACCACGCATACTCCTGAAGAAGCAGGTAACGAAAAACATGATATTTACCTCTGTGAGAAGATGAGCTATTTCTGCGGTATACCGTTGAATGAAGTGCGTAAGCTCACAGGTATTTATGACGATCAGTTCAATCATTCGCTGGCCGCATTGCGTTTTGCACGTCATTCAAATGGTGTAAGTGCTTTGCATGGTGAAGTGAGTCGCAAGATGTGGAGTCATTATGAAGGTATTGCCCCGATTACCCATGTAACCAATGCACAAAACTGGCGTTACTGGGCCGATAAGCAATTGTATTTCTCAATGGATGAAGGAAACGAGGAGCGCTTTGATGATCGAAAGACTTATCTGAAGCGTCGTGCATTTGATCTTGTTGCTGATCAAACAGGAAAATTATTTGACCCTAATGTGTTGACGATCGTATGGGCTCGTCGTTTTGCAGGTTACAAACGTGCAGAATTGATTACACGTGATCTTGATCGTTTCAATGCATTACTCAGCAATAAAAAATACCCGGTACAGATCATCTGGGCCGGTAAACCTTACCCGGTTGATTATCCTGCTATCAGCGATTTTAATAATCTTGTTCACCTGAGTAAGAATTATAAAAACGTTGCTGTGTGTACGGGTTATGAACTTGCATTGAGCAAGCGTTTGAAACAAGCGGCAGATGTTTGGTTAAACAACCCACGTGTGCCACGTGAAGCGAGTGGAACAAGTGGTATGACTGCTGCCATGAATGGCGCTGTTAACTTCAGCACATTTGATGGATGGATTTGCGAATTTGCTAACCATGGTAACAACAGTTTTATCGTACCGCCTGTTGATTATACTGCAATGCATGTACATGAGCAGGATCAATACGATCTTGATCAGATGTATGAAATTCTTGAACGCCAGATCTTGCCTTTGTACTACGACAATTTCCCTGTGTGGCGCCAGATCACTCAGAATGGTATGCGTGACGTACGTTTCCAGTTCGACAGTAACCGTATGGCACATGAATACTACGAACTGATGTACAACAAAAAGTGA
- a CDS encoding family 10 glycosylhydrolase, translated as MNRLIICFLSLFIFISITNAQTPPKRELRSAWLSTFLNLDWPSTSVRTVQEVKDSVISLLNMHQQTGINAIYFQVRNECDAVYQSALEPWSASVTGKQGIAPAAGFDPLQFMIDECRKRGIEIHAWFNPYRAVNNYNLIGSYASSHVANKHPEWLIAQGSLRILNPGIPAVRDYVLSIVMDVLRRYDVDGIHYDDYFYPYPGAGGTTARFNDDASFAAYARGFSNQSDWRRDNINLLIQRSYDSIKTVKPWVKFGVSPFGIWRNKSNDATGSVTSGLQSYSDIYADTKKWLQEGWVDYVTPQIYWSIGFPTADYAVLVPWWNSIANGRHIYSGQAIYKIKAELDNDARWNNPSQINNQIRLNRKYNNVLGSTFFRTRYFVINPLQFRDSLQEHLYITPALLPTMPWRDNTVPQPVSNVTAQVINNHVQLSWTKPVATTNELDKVRQFVVYRFNNATVNLEDAEAIQYVTANNEATSFIDSNLAPSVYYYVVTSLDRFHNESAASNVREVSLLPITNAVTPPPPVEKPKPVVEKPQPQVTSPAADIEMIANPNPSTAYTIINYSLPKRTAVLLFVVDSDGREIMKLVDGIQSTGKQLVRFNTSNLLAGTYLVKLQIENIEKTLKVVVTK; from the coding sequence ATGAATCGACTGATCATTTGCTTCCTAAGCCTGTTTATTTTTATTTCGATTACCAATGCGCAAACTCCGCCTAAAAGAGAATTAAGATCTGCATGGTTATCTACTTTTTTAAATCTTGATTGGCCCAGCACATCTGTACGAACGGTGCAGGAAGTAAAAGATTCTGTGATCAGCTTGCTCAATATGCATCAGCAAACCGGCATCAATGCCATTTATTTCCAGGTAAGAAATGAATGCGATGCGGTTTACCAAAGTGCATTAGAACCTTGGAGTGCTTCTGTAACAGGCAAGCAAGGCATTGCACCTGCTGCCGGTTTTGATCCGTTACAATTCATGATCGATGAATGTCGCAAGCGTGGCATTGAGATACATGCATGGTTCAATCCTTACCGTGCAGTCAATAATTATAACCTTATCGGCAGCTATGCCTCAAGTCATGTTGCCAACAAACATCCTGAATGGCTGATTGCACAAGGCTCTTTACGCATTCTAAACCCCGGTATCCCTGCCGTGCGTGACTATGTTCTTTCAATTGTAATGGATGTGTTACGACGTTATGACGTTGATGGTATTCATTACGATGATTATTTCTATCCCTACCCCGGAGCAGGCGGAACAACTGCACGGTTTAATGATGATGCAAGCTTTGCTGCTTACGCAAGAGGTTTCAGTAATCAAAGTGATTGGCGAAGGGATAACATCAATCTCTTAATTCAACGCAGCTACGATAGTATTAAAACAGTAAAGCCCTGGGTAAAATTTGGCGTATCTCCTTTTGGCATCTGGCGCAATAAAAGCAATGATGCAACAGGATCGGTAACAAGCGGCTTGCAGAGTTACAGTGACATTTATGCTGATACAAAAAAATGGTTACAGGAAGGTTGGGTTGACTATGTTACTCCACAAATTTACTGGAGCATTGGCTTTCCTACTGCAGATTATGCTGTACTTGTACCATGGTGGAACAGTATTGCAAATGGCCGGCACATTTACAGCGGGCAGGCAATTTATAAAATAAAAGCAGAATTAGACAATGATGCAAGATGGAACAATCCTTCGCAGATCAATAACCAGATAAGGCTTAACAGGAAATACAATAATGTTTTGGGCAGCACCTTTTTCCGCACCCGTTATTTTGTTATTAACCCTTTACAATTCAGAGATTCATTGCAAGAGCATCTTTACATTACACCCGCATTGTTACCTACCATGCCCTGGCGTGATAACACTGTTCCACAACCGGTAAGTAATGTAACGGCACAAGTCATCAACAATCATGTGCAACTCAGCTGGACCAAACCTGTAGCCACAACAAATGAACTGGACAAAGTAAGACAGTTTGTGGTTTACCGTTTTAACAACGCAACTGTTAATTTAGAAGATGCAGAAGCAATACAGTATGTTACAGCCAACAATGAAGCAACGAGCTTTATTGACAGCAACCTTGCTCCCTCGGTTTACTACTATGTAGTAACAAGTCTTGATCGTTTCCATAACGAAAGTGCAGCAAGTAATGTAAGAGAAGTTTCGCTTCTGCCGATAACTAATGCAGTTACACCGCCACCTCCTGTTGAAAAGCCTAAACCTGTAGTTGAAAAACCTCAGCCCCAAGTAACAAGCCCGGCTGCTGATATTGAAATGATCGCTAATCCTAACCCTTCCACAGCGTATACGATCATCAACTATTCTTTGCCTAAACGAACTGCGGTTTTACTCTTTGTGGTTGATAGCGATGGAAGAGAAATTATGAAACTGGTGGATGGCATTCAATCAACCGGCAAACAATTAGTTCGGTTTAATACCAGTAACTTACTTGCAGGTACATATCTGGTAAAATTGCAGATCGAAAACATTGAGAAAACATTAAAGGTGGTGGTAACAAAATAA
- a CDS encoding fasciclin domain-containing protein — protein MKKTFFSLMTTAAIAVVMTACGSGESADATKDTVAAETTAAADTMAPAAPATVVAIAVGSPDHSTLVAAVTAAGLVETLSGAGPFTVFAPTNAAFAALPAGALDNLLKPENKTDLTGILTYHVVAGALKAADLKDGQKLKTVNGAELTVSIKDGKVMIDGANVTAADLTAGNGVVHVLDAVVMPKK, from the coding sequence ATGAAGAAGACATTTTTCTCTTTAATGACAACTGCTGCCATTGCAGTAGTAATGACTGCCTGTGGTAGTGGCGAATCAGCGGACGCAACAAAAGATACTGTAGCTGCAGAAACAACTGCTGCTGCTGATACAATGGCCCCTGCTGCACCTGCAACTGTTGTTGCAATTGCTGTTGGTTCTCCTGATCATTCAACTTTGGTTGCTGCTGTTACAGCTGCAGGTTTAGTTGAAACATTAAGTGGTGCCGGTCCTTTCACAGTATTTGCACCAACAAACGCAGCGTTTGCCGCATTACCTGCCGGTGCTCTTGACAATCTATTGAAGCCTGAAAACAAAACTGATCTTACAGGTATTTTAACTTACCATGTTGTAGCAGGAGCTTTAAAAGCTGCTGATCTGAAAGATGGTCAGAAATTGAAAACAGTAAACGGTGCTGAGTTAACTGTTTCAATTAAAGATGGCAAAGTAATGATCGATGGCGCAAACGTAACTGCTGCTGATCTTACAGCCGGTAACGGCGTTGTGCATGTATTGGATGCAGTGGTAATGCCTAAAAAATAA
- a CDS encoding acyl-CoA thioesterase, giving the protein MNEYSKTFELRWADVDANQHVMHSKYYELGAHTRMSFFITHGCTLEVMNELNIGPILFREECIFRREINAGDIVTVNLLLTKCKRDGSRWSAKHEMKKADGTLAATLYADLAWLDTSIRKLTAPAIAVSIVEQMPKSDDFEYTD; this is encoded by the coding sequence ATGAACGAATACAGTAAAACATTCGAACTCCGTTGGGCTGATGTGGATGCCAATCAACATGTAATGCATTCGAAGTATTATGAATTAGGTGCACATACACGTATGAGTTTTTTTATTACACATGGTTGCACATTGGAGGTGATGAATGAATTAAATATCGGTCCTATACTTTTTCGTGAGGAATGTATTTTCAGAAGAGAGATCAATGCTGGTGATATTGTAACCGTAAACCTGTTGCTCACAAAATGCAAGCGTGATGGCTCGAGATGGAGTGCAAAACATGAAATGAAAAAAGCCGATGGAACATTGGCCGCAACTCTATATGCTGATCTTGCATGGCTTGATACAAGTATACGTAAACTCACTGCACCAGCCATTGCTGTAAGTATCGTTGAACAAATGCCGAAGTCTGATGATTTTGAATATACTGATTAG
- a CDS encoding DoxX family protein: MKPKTINILYWVFTILFGALMIFSSVGGIGPNEQTIEIFHKFLGYPIYFIQFISWAKIIGVIALLLPIDRTMKEWAYAGLFFDLAAAVYSGIAASGKFDPQMLGMLMWIVPGILSYYFWKKKISA; this comes from the coding sequence ATGAAACCAAAAACAATCAACATTCTCTATTGGGTATTTACAATTTTATTCGGTGCTCTAATGATCTTTTCATCTGTGGGCGGTATTGGCCCAAATGAGCAGACAATTGAAATCTTTCATAAGTTCCTGGGTTATCCCATTTATTTTATTCAGTTCATCAGCTGGGCAAAAATTATTGGCGTGATTGCGCTGCTTCTGCCAATTGACCGAACAATGAAAGAGTGGGCCTATGCAGGTTTGTTTTTTGATTTGGCAGCTGCTGTTTATTCCGGTATTGCCGCAAGTGGCAAGTTTGATCCGCAAATGCTGGGTATGTTAATGTGGATCGTACCGGGTATACTTTCTTATTATTTCTGGAAGAAGAAGATATCAGCGTGA
- a CDS encoding ABC-F family ATP-binding cassette domain-containing protein, with translation MHYVSVEGLTKSYGITPLFSNITFHIEEGDKIALVARNGSGKSTLLKILAGKETADDGKCWINKDVDIALFEQEPDFDQSKTILDNIFQHNHPVINAIKEYELISEENDTDKLGAAIVKMDELGAWDFDAKVKQILGKLNIHHLQQSVGTLSGGQRKRVALARTLIDIGFDHKHVLLIMDEPTNHLDVEMVEWLEHYLSKENITLLLVTHDRYFLDTVCNEVWELDGSTLVEYKGDYQNYLEKKTARIESDLASIDKAKNTYRKELEWMRKQPKARTTKSKSRQDNFYEVEAKAKQRIEDQQVQLSMKMNRLGGKVVEMKKVYKSFGDKQILKGFDYTFKKGERVGVVGKNGAGKSTFIDIIQGIQQPDSGKINVGDTIVFGNYSQTGLEIKEDLRVIEYVKNIAENFPLANGGSLSAAQFLQLFLFDPDKQYTYISKLSGGEKRRLHLLSILFRNPNFLMLDEPTNDLDLPTLAVLENFLSEYPGCLLIVSHDRYFMDRLVDHLFVFEGDGVITDFPGNYAQLRLWQKEKEKLEADSKESGVKESKSELSSVASAHPSVEMPTTTVEKKRFSFKEKREFELLQKEIEQLTAEKETITAKLNSGNLPFDELQQLSNRIGEVTNLLDEKEFRWLELSEYVD, from the coding sequence ATGCATTACGTTTCTGTTGAAGGTTTAACGAAGAGTTACGGTATTACTCCCCTGTTTTCGAATATTACTTTTCATATTGAAGAAGGCGATAAAATAGCCTTGGTGGCCAGGAATGGTTCGGGCAAATCCACCTTATTGAAAATACTGGCGGGTAAAGAAACGGCCGATGACGGCAAATGCTGGATTAACAAAGACGTGGATATTGCTTTGTTTGAACAGGAACCCGATTTTGACCAAAGCAAAACGATACTTGATAATATTTTTCAGCACAATCACCCGGTGATCAATGCCATTAAAGAATACGAACTAATAAGTGAAGAAAACGATACCGATAAACTCGGTGCAGCCATTGTAAAAATGGATGAGCTGGGTGCCTGGGATTTTGATGCAAAAGTGAAACAGATTCTTGGCAAGCTGAACATTCACCATCTGCAACAATCAGTAGGAACATTATCAGGTGGTCAGCGTAAACGTGTGGCACTTGCAAGAACATTGATTGATATTGGCTTTGATCACAAGCATGTACTACTCATCATGGATGAACCTACCAACCATCTTGATGTGGAGATGGTGGAATGGCTGGAACATTATCTCAGCAAAGAAAACATTACACTCTTACTTGTAACGCATGATCGTTATTTCCTCGATACCGTTTGTAATGAAGTTTGGGAACTTGATGGAAGTACATTGGTCGAATACAAAGGCGACTACCAGAATTATTTAGAAAAGAAAACGGCACGTATTGAAAGTGATCTTGCAAGCATTGATAAAGCAAAGAATACTTATCGGAAGGAATTGGAATGGATGCGTAAGCAACCAAAGGCACGTACAACAAAAAGCAAATCACGACAGGATAATTTCTACGAAGTAGAAGCAAAAGCCAAACAACGCATCGAAGATCAGCAGGTACAATTGAGTATGAAGATGAACAGGCTTGGTGGCAAAGTGGTGGAGATGAAAAAAGTGTACAAGAGTTTTGGCGATAAACAAATCTTAAAAGGCTTTGATTATACATTCAAAAAAGGCGAACGAGTTGGTGTGGTTGGAAAGAACGGTGCAGGTAAATCAACTTTCATTGATATCATACAGGGCATTCAGCAACCAGACAGTGGAAAGATAAACGTAGGCGACACGATCGTGTTTGGCAACTATTCGCAAACGGGTTTAGAAATAAAAGAAGACCTGCGTGTGATTGAATATGTAAAAAACATTGCGGAGAATTTTCCGTTAGCAAACGGTGGCTCTTTGAGTGCTGCACAGTTCCTGCAATTGTTTTTGTTTGATCCGGATAAACAGTACACGTACATTTCAAAACTGAGCGGTGGCGAAAAAAGAAGATTGCATTTGCTCTCCATTCTTTTCCGTAACCCGAATTTCCTGATGCTGGATGAACCAACGAATGATCTTGATCTTCCAACATTGGCTGTACTTGAAAATTTCTTATCAGAGTATCCAGGCTGTTTACTCATCGTGAGCCATGATCGTTATTTTATGGATCGACTGGTTGATCATTTATTTGTGTTTGAAGGCGATGGCGTAATCACCGATTTCCCCGGCAATTATGCACAATTGCGTTTGTGGCAAAAAGAGAAAGAAAAGTTGGAAGCCGATAGTAAAGAGTCGGGAGTTAAAGAAAGTAAGAGCGAACTGTCATCAGTAGCTTCGGCACATCCTTCTGTTGAGATGCCAACAACGACTGTAGAAAAAAAACGTTTCAGCTTTAAAGAAAAACGTGAGTTTGAATTATTGCAGAAAGAAATTGAACAGCTTACAGCTGAGAAAGAAACCATCACAGCCAAACTCAACAGTGGCAATCTTCCGTTTGATGAATTACAACAACTCAGCAATCGTATTGGTGAGGTAACAAATTTGCTGGATGAAAAAGAATTCCGCTGGCTGGAGTTGAGTGAGTATGTAGATTAG
- a CDS encoding dienelactone hydrolase family protein, whose product MDQQIINLYDEYTHKPLPRKDFMKRLAILTGSTAAAVAILPFLEGNYAKAAVTPDDDLFTEYITYPGVTGEMKAYVARPKKEAKYGTVVVIHENRGLNAHIEDVARRAATAGFLAIAPNALAPLGGTPANEDEARTLFTKLNQQETQTNFINIFNYLKTRKDSSGKFGCVGFCWGGGMANTLAVNVPELKAAVAFYGRQAAVADVPKIKAAVQLHYASLDERVNAGAPAYEQALKDNKITYELYMYPDVNHAFHNDTAPTRYNEAAAKLAWQRTIDFFKKYLA is encoded by the coding sequence ATGGATCAGCAAATTATTAATCTCTACGACGAGTACACGCACAAGCCACTTCCACGCAAAGATTTCATGAAGCGCCTTGCAATTTTAACCGGCAGCACTGCTGCAGCAGTTGCTATTCTTCCATTTTTGGAAGGTAATTATGCTAAAGCAGCAGTTACACCCGATGACGATCTGTTTACCGAATACATCACTTACCCAGGCGTAACCGGAGAAATGAAAGCGTATGTGGCACGCCCCAAAAAAGAAGCGAAGTACGGAACAGTTGTGGTGATACATGAAAACCGTGGATTGAATGCGCATATTGAAGATGTTGCACGTCGTGCTGCAACAGCAGGTTTCTTAGCCATTGCACCAAATGCATTAGCTCCGCTGGGTGGCACTCCTGCTAATGAAGATGAAGCAAGAACACTCTTCACTAAACTCAATCAACAGGAAACACAAACCAACTTCATCAATATTTTCAATTATCTCAAAACAAGAAAAGACAGTAGTGGAAAATTCGGATGTGTTGGTTTTTGTTGGGGAGGTGGTATGGCAAATACTTTAGCGGTGAATGTTCCCGAGTTAAAAGCTGCAGTTGCATTTTATGGCAGACAAGCTGCTGTTGCCGATGTACCAAAAATTAAAGCAGCGGTGCAATTGCATTATGCTTCTTTAGATGAGCGTGTAAATGCAGGAGCACCCGCTTACGAACAGGCATTAAAAGATAACAAGATAACCTATGAATTGTACATGTATCCTGATGTGAATCATGCATTCCATAATGATACAGCTCCTACACGTTACAATGAAGCCGCTGCTAAACTTGCATGGCAACGCACCATCGATTTTTTCAAAAAATATTTAGCATAA
- a CDS encoding RidA family protein — protein sequence MHRQLISSGSPWEDVVGYSRAVRVGSVVEVAGTTAMDGDKLVGLGSVYLQTKYIFQKIEKALAEAGASLNDVVRTRMFITDISKWEEAGKAHGEVFAAIKPASTMVEVSALIDERLLIEIEVTAVIPTV from the coding sequence ATGCATCGTCAGTTAATTAGTTCCGGTTCCCCCTGGGAAGATGTAGTAGGTTATTCAAGAGCAGTGCGTGTGGGTAGTGTAGTTGAAGTGGCGGGCACAACTGCTATGGACGGAGATAAGTTGGTGGGATTGGGTAGTGTTTACCTCCAAACAAAATACATTTTTCAAAAAATAGAGAAAGCCCTGGCTGAAGCTGGTGCTTCGCTCAACGATGTTGTTCGCACCCGAATGTTTATAACTGATATATCCAAATGGGAAGAAGCAGGCAAAGCACATGGCGAAGTATTTGCTGCCATAAAACCGGCTTCTACAATGGTGGAAGTGTCCGCTTTGATCGATGAGCGCCTGCTGATTGAAATAGAAGTAACCGCCGTAATACCAACCGTTTGA
- a CDS encoding saccharopine dehydrogenase family protein codes for MQKDKVLLYGANGYTGELIARYAKDYNLTPVLAGRNEKIISSLAQRLQLTYRIFSLDDANELQHQLSDVQLVIHAAGPFANTAKQMVEACIATHTHYIDINGDISVFELIKKYDAAAKQANVMLMPGAGFDVIPTDCTALHLKEQLPDATHLQLAFIPKGGQVSHGTATTMASRLGEGGTARENGKLVRKPLGHKGMWLDVNGKHLFVMTLPWGDISTAHHTTGIANVEVYTGMKPTVYRLLKFQFLFNWLLRKQFIRNRIQQKINQRPAGPTDEQRANASTTIWGKVWNAKGEEKISVLQCADGYSVTAWGCLLITQKILNGDFKAGYQTPASCYGKNLILEIPKSTRIS; via the coding sequence ATGCAAAAAGACAAGGTGCTGCTTTACGGAGCTAATGGATACACAGGTGAACTGATTGCCCGTTATGCAAAGGATTATAACCTCACTCCTGTTCTTGCAGGAAGGAATGAAAAAATCATCAGCTCATTAGCCCAACGTTTACAACTTACTTACCGCATTTTTTCGTTAGACGATGCGAATGAATTGCAGCACCAATTATCAGATGTACAGCTAGTGATTCATGCAGCAGGTCCGTTTGCCAATACCGCCAAACAAATGGTGGAAGCCTGCATTGCAACACATACACATTATATCGACATCAATGGCGATATTTCTGTTTTTGAACTTATCAAAAAATATGATGCTGCTGCAAAACAGGCAAATGTGATGTTGATGCCGGGTGCAGGCTTTGATGTAATTCCTACTGATTGTACCGCATTGCATTTGAAAGAACAATTACCTGATGCTACACATTTGCAATTAGCATTTATTCCAAAAGGCGGACAGGTAAGTCATGGCACGGCCACAACCATGGCAAGTCGTTTGGGCGAAGGTGGCACTGCAAGAGAAAACGGAAAGCTGGTAAGAAAACCCTTAGGTCATAAAGGCATGTGGCTAGATGTAAATGGTAAACATTTATTTGTGATGACCTTACCATGGGGCGATATTTCCACAGCTCATCATACAACAGGTATTGCTAATGTGGAAGTGTACACAGGAATGAAGCCGACAGTTTACCGTTTATTGAAATTTCAATTTCTGTTCAACTGGCTATTACGCAAACAATTTATTCGTAATCGTATTCAGCAAAAAATAAATCAGCGCCCTGCGGGACCAACAGATGAGCAACGTGCAAATGCATCAACAACCATTTGGGGTAAAGTGTGGAATGCAAAAGGTGAAGAAAAAATAAGTGTATTGCAATGTGCCGATGGCTATAGTGTAACAGCATGGGGCTGCTTACTCATCACACAAAAAATATTGAACGGAGATTTTAAAGCCGGATATCAAACACCTGCTTCCTGTTACGGCAAAAATCTTATACTGGAGATTCCGAAGAGTACACGTATCAGCTAA
- a CDS encoding J domain-containing protein produces MKDYYAILDVPLTATVPEIKQAYRKLVMIYHPDKNNDDPYALARFNEIKEAYEVLMNPGKKEMYLQERWLKKASGHAIGEKMVTAPNILIKSLELNKQIAAMDVYRMSYGGMVDRILALINNSTIDELLLQKEIEVQQAIVHSLLNTTKHFPYKETKLVADQLRKLAKDQPRLLQHIDITVEQKRKKENWGKFNGLFVFLLTLLLCLLIYFMGR; encoded by the coding sequence CTGAAAGATTATTACGCCATACTCGATGTGCCTTTAACGGCTACGGTACCTGAAATTAAACAGGCCTACCGTAAGCTGGTGATGATCTATCATCCCGATAAGAACAACGATGATCCGTATGCATTAGCCCGCTTCAATGAAATTAAAGAAGCTTATGAAGTGCTGATGAACCCCGGTAAAAAAGAAATGTACCTGCAGGAACGCTGGCTGAAAAAAGCTTCTGGTCATGCGATCGGCGAAAAAATGGTAACGGCTCCCAACATCCTTATTAAAAGCCTGGAACTCAACAAACAGATTGCTGCAATGGATGTTTACCGTATGAGCTACGGTGGAATGGTCGATCGTATCCTTGCCCTCATCAATAATTCAACGATCGATGAGCTGCTGTTACAAAAAGAAATTGAAGTACAACAGGCTATCGTCCATAGTTTGCTTAACACAACAAAACACTTTCCTTATAAAGAAACAAAGCTGGTTGCTGATCAACTCCGCAAACTGGCAAAAGATCAACCCCGGCTTTTACAACACATCGATATTACCGTTGAACAAAAAAGAAAAAAAGAAAACTGGGGCAAGTTCAATGGATTGTTTGTTTTCCTGCTAACTCTTTTACTGTGTCTTCTTATTTATTTTATGGGACGTTGA
- a CDS encoding GAF domain-containing protein, which yields MAEDLHIIQGTKEEQYAELIPQIKGLLEGEPDLTANLANVCAALKEQFGWLWVGFYLVKPSSAKAFSEKSEELVLGPFQGPVACTRIRKGKGVCGSSWLEAKTLIVPDVEKFPGHIACSSLSKSEIVVPVIRNNKVLAVLDVDSADLDTFDETDQQYLEEIIALIEF from the coding sequence ATGGCGGAAGATCTCCACATCATCCAGGGAACAAAAGAAGAGCAATACGCTGAACTCATTCCACAGATCAAAGGTTTGCTTGAAGGCGAGCCTGATCTTACAGCTAATCTTGCTAATGTGTGTGCTGCTTTGAAAGAACAATTTGGTTGGCTATGGGTGGGATTCTATTTGGTGAAGCCCAGCTCAGCCAAAGCATTTTCAGAGAAGAGTGAAGAGTTGGTTCTCGGGCCATTCCAGGGACCTGTTGCCTGCACCCGAATCCGCAAAGGAAAAGGTGTCTGCGGCAGTTCATGGCTTGAAGCAAAAACACTGATCGTTCCCGACGTAGAAAAATTCCCCGGTCATATTGCCTGCAGTAGTTTAAGCAAATCAGAAATTGTAGTGCCGGTTATCCGCAACAACAAAGTGTTGGCGGTACTTGATGTTGACAGTGCCGATTTGGATACATTCGACGAAACAGATCAGCAATACCTCGAAGAAATTATTGCGTTGATCGAATTCTAA